A DNA window from Paralichthys olivaceus isolate ysfri-2021 chromosome 3, ASM2471397v2, whole genome shotgun sequence contains the following coding sequences:
- the LOC138407216 gene encoding inactive tyrosine-protein kinase PEAK1-like has protein sequence MASGSGGRAEELPPALPVKQHRSHSHSSADCALPSPVRRQHQNYAYDDVFPEPTDCQADQCPIHQRYDPYQHQERFFSDGIPPPVPKKMLARTISLPATNATLCPCSPFSPLQKHPQDFDNPLYMLAPTPHYHLHQEIEEVTKVRRRVVPLLSFSQLSFDTPDEHLPHLFSSLNDQRLVSQGILHCQLLFLRSMARSMEAKMLLRGEAAEKDVSSYHPQDFLLTEGSWPKQIGECVYYSLHSPRFPGRVLGLKVHAHAHEAPTMHQLSHVNVQSVVAYFTPGGILKNDPSALQTQDPSAPAKSECSAGETPGGGSTEHSTDPIMMNVTSVQSLLQRGHSVSVERDLPHFTLEDFVLESSSLQSADCWLYDRQVCVLLLQIITGAQHLSNIRATAAGLRPQEIFLVWPCGATDEGGNKLDDSSEAKRSFKTSRLKEEREWETTEKKGRIQMLWRRHGSPRVVLNPQSVSHSLSSIKSQIGALFQFCLSSQDSSASSLSTSSYRRALLHLYSLLQNGSSGPQIADMMVLIQVLLWGPHVPLLNHSSPTTAATVHNWLTIKRALLVMKLAERGLFQDQSMMDWEECICLQYLSFTDPETVVSVTSQLALTDDGLTCTGSPC, from the exons ATGGCGTCTGGTTCAGGGGGCAGAGCGGAGGAGCTGCCACCAGCTTTACCTGTCAAACAGCACAG GAGTCATAGTCACTCCAGTGCAGACTGTGCCCTCCCCAGCCCTGTGAGACGCCAGCATCAGAACTACGCCTACGATGATGTCTTCCCTGAGCCCACTGATTGTCAAGCAGATCAATGCCCCATACACCAGCGCTACG ATCCCTATCAACACCAGGAGAGATTTTTCTCAGATGGCATCCCCCCGCCTGTTCCAAAGAAGATGTTAGCCCGCACCATCTCCCTCCCTGCAACCAACGCGACCCTGTGTCCCTGCTCGCCCTTCTCTCCCCTGCAAAAGCACCCTCAAGATTTTGACAACCCTTTGTACATGCTGGCTCCCACACCTCACTACCACCTCCATCAGGAGATAGAAGAGGTTACAAAAGTCAGAAGGAGAGTGGTCCCTTTGCTCTCCTTCTCCCAGCTGTCCTTTGACACTCCGGACGAACATCTGCCCCACCTCTTCAGTAGCCTCAACGACCAGAGGCTTGTTTCTCAGGGGATCCTGCATTGCCAACTACTCTTTCTCAGAAGCATGGCGCGTAGCATGGAGGCCAAGATGCTGCTACGAGGAGAGGCCGCAGAGAAGGACGTCAGCTCATACCATCCTCAGGATTTTCTGCTAACTGAGGGCAGCTGGCCAAAGCAGATAGGAGAGTGTGTTTACTACAGCCTGCACAGCCCCAGGTTCCCAGGGAGAGTCCTGGGTTTAAAG gtgcacgcacacgcacatgaAGCACCCACCATGCACCAGCTGTCACATGTCAACGTGCAGAGTGTGGTCGCTTATTTCACACCCGGCGGCATCCTGAAGAACGACCCCAGCGCCTTACAGACTCAAGATCCCTCCGCTCCTGCTAAATCAGAATGCAGTGCTGGTGAAACACCAGGTGGAGGCAGCACTGAGCACTCCACAGATCCCATAATGATGAATgtgacctcagtccagtcttTACTTCAGAGAGGACACTCTGTGAGCGTTGAGAGGGACCTGCCACACTTCACTCTGGAGGACTTTGTCCTGGAGAGCAGCTCCCTGCAGAGTGCAGACTGTTGGCTTTATGACAGACAGGTGTGTGTCCTGTTGCTGCAGATAATAACAGGGGCACAACATCTCTCCAACATCAGGGCCACGGCTGCAGGGCTCAGACCTCAGGAGATCTTTCTGGTGTGGCCCTGCGGGGCGACGGACGAGGGAGGAAACAAGCTGGATGATTCTTCTGAAGCCAAGAGAAGTTTCAAGACCAGCAGgttgaaagaagagagggagtggGAAACAACGGAGAAAAAGGGCAGGATCCAGATGTTATGGAGGAGACATGGATCCCCTCGTGTGGTGTTAAACCCACAGTCTGTGTCCCACTCGCTTTCCTCCATAAAATCACAGATTGGTGCCCTGTTTCAGTTCTGCTTGTCCTCACAAGACAGCTCAGCATCAAGTCTCTCCACATCCTCATACAGACGGGCTCTGCTCCATCTGTACTCTCTGCTCCAGAATGGGAGCAGCGGGCCTCAGATAGCCGACATGATGGTCCTGATTCAGGTGCTCCTCTGGGGGCCTCATGTCCCACTCCTCAATCACAGCAGCCCCACCACAGCAGCAACTGTGCACAACTGGCTGACGATCAAACGGGCGTTGCTGGTGATGAAGCTGGCGGAGAGAGGGCTGTTCCAGGATCAGTCCATGATGGACTGGGAGGAGTGCATTTGTCTGCAGTACCTGTCATTCACAGACCCTGAGACAGTTGTGAGTGTGACCAGTCAGCTGGCGCTCACTGACGATGGACTGACATGTACAGGCAGTCCATGTTGA